A section of the Polyodon spathula isolate WHYD16114869_AA chromosome 29, ASM1765450v1, whole genome shotgun sequence genome encodes:
- the LOC121302073 gene encoding calcium-activated potassium channel subunit alpha-1-like produces the protein MAQGCMVPGLSTLLANLFTMQSPAQAQPGSWRSHYKLGLYNEVYTEELSRDFTGKHFDKVCRDDLQTHPAWEVKGQLDSTGIFHWCQPVPLESITPVCVCVRFSLCWLCFC, from the exons ATGGCTCAGGGCTGCATGGTGCCAGGGCTCTCCACACTGCTAGCTAACCTGTTCACAATGCAGAGCCCAGCACAG GCTCAGCCTGGCAGCTGGCGCAGTCACTACAAGCTGGGTCTGTACAATGAGGTTTACACTGAAGAGCTGTCCAGAGACTTCACAGGCAAACACTTCGACAAGGTGTGCAG GGATGACCTACAGACGCACCCCGCCTGGGAGGTCAAGGGTCAGCTGGACTCCACAGGGATTTTTCACTGGTGCCAGCCCGTCCCTCTGGAGAGCATCACtccggtgtgtgtgtgcgtgcgtttcTCTCTatgctggctgtgtttttgttaa